In one Lolium rigidum isolate FL_2022 chromosome 3, APGP_CSIRO_Lrig_0.1, whole genome shotgun sequence genomic region, the following are encoded:
- the LOC124699713 gene encoding B3 domain-containing protein Os01g0234100-like: MSFGAEKESSDEDEDSEVTPSSSNTFSDDTDFDAVKSFADFNIILDDLGIDHELLPGHLRRKYYQLCCDRKMFLHRHLMKPISPVLAAGVISQTVDIAEGIRTSYASPSFLEVLAFWKTTLEALEGLGMDIAFLRKRVDDLQVVVLERDRDVEKIRALRSELSSLNDALKGLSMDIAFLRKPVDDLQVVVLERDRDLEKIRALRSELSSLNDALKGVGMELDEIEESASKIEESIAKMKVVLGMP, translated from the coding sequence ATGTCCTTCGGCGCAGAAAAAGAAAGTTCAGATGAAGATGAGGATTCGGAGGTTACCCCATCTAGCAGCAACACATTCAGCGATGATACTGATTTTGACGCTGTAAAAAGCTTTGCAGACTTTAATATCATCCTTGATGATTTGGGCATCGACCACGAATTACTCCCCGGTCACCTGCGCAGGAAGTACTACCAGCTCTGCTGCGACAGGAAGATGTTCCTCCATAGGCATCTGATGAAGCCCATAAGCCCTGTGCTCGCCGCAGGAGTGATCTCACAGACGGTCGACATCGCTGAGGGCATCAGGACCTCCTATGCCTCTCCCTCTTTCCTCGAGGTCCTTGCGTTTTGGAAGACGACCCTGGAGGCCTTGGAGGGCCTGGGCATGGACATTGCCTTCCTCCGCAAGCGCGTCGATGACCTCCAGGTGGTTGTCCTGGAGCGAGACCGTGACGTGGAGAAGATCAGAGCCCTCAGGTCGGAGTTGTCAAGCCTGAATGACGCTCTGAAGGGCCTGAGCATGGACATTGCCTTCCTCCGCAAGCCCGTCGATGACCTCCAGGTGGTTGTCCTGGAGCGAGACCGTGACCTGGAGAAGATCAGAGCCCTCAGGTCGGAGTTGTCAAGCCTGAATGACGCTCTGAAGGGGGTGGGCATGGAGCTGGATGAGATTGAGGAGTCGGCCTCGAAGATTGAGGAGTCGATCGCGAAGATGAAGGTGGTCTTGGGTATGCCGTAG